The following coding sequences are from one Schizosaccharomyces osmophilus chromosome 1, complete sequence window:
- the mto2 gene encoding gamma tubulin complex linker Mto2 produces the protein MSSNDFSFDKGVVEDPFLSYEASVKSRPNISLNTHESYFQNAKHQDDLPSLNSGPDVATRENHGYMQESSRSGLSSLDANSRSQDPFGLERPVINHASMRNAVGPLAETSLERASPSENSTVLRELDELKFRLSNIEFHMSQHSPTISSASHSYSPYGNSRNAASHMNTQSFSPAPLNTMQTALSRLQTYHPSPAVLEPIKQAVQHAITLTHTTPSTVVEALCRSLAELCLGLVQQAIDASLSSHQPGQNSIEMAPHSTALDLSNSVHSSPSRSISTDTSAYSSPDRPLFRPPPSSQGYKSNYRSTSPSRASFRHSVFSDTSRFQSKLQRLPHSPLRPRQPSSSMSTSSTVRQPSMKYIENSQDSSFGPSFLDTSYNHSTPTKSSLNVSPEPESPL, from the coding sequence ATGTCGAGTAACGATTTCTCTTTCGACAAAGGAGTTGTAGAGGATCCTTTTTTAAGCTATGAAGCCTCAGTGAAGTCGCGTCCCAATATTTCATTAAATACCCATGAATCTTATTTCCAGAATGCGAAGCATCAAGATGATTTACCTTCTCTGAATTCCGGGCCGGACGTTGCTACTAGGGAAAATCATGGCTACATGCAGGAAAGTAGTCGAAGTGGGTTATCTTCGTTGGATGCCAATAGCAGGTCTCAGGATCCGTTTGGACTCGAACGACCAGTAATAAATCACGCTTCTATGCGCAACGCGGTTGGACCTTTAGCAGAAACATCTCTTGAACGAGCTTCTCCTTCGGAGAACTCAACGGTTCTACGCGAATTGGATGAACTCAAGTTCAGACTGAGCAACATTGAGTTTCATATGAGTCAACACTCACCAACTATTTCATCTGCCTCTCATTCTTATAGTCCTTATGGGAATTCTAGGAATGCTGCTTCACATATGAACACCCAATCCTTTTCCCCAGCTCCTTTAAATACTATGCAAACCGCCTTATCACGGCTACAAACATATCATCCTTCCCCGGCTGTTCTAGAGCCTATAAAACAGGCTGTTCAGCATGCCATCACGCTCACCCATACTACTCCATCTACCGTTGTGGAGGCTCTATGCCGCAGTTTGGCTGAACTGTGCCTTGGTTTGGTTCAACAAGCGATCGATGCCTCTTTATCGAGTCATCAGCCCGGTCAAAATTCTATAGAAATGGCACCTCACTCTACTGCCCTTGATTTATCGAATTCCGTACATTCGTCTCCATCTAGATCCATAAGTACTGATACATCTGCTTACAGTTCACCAGATCGTCCTCTATTCCGCCCGCCTCCTTCTTCCCAAGGCTATAAATCAAATTACAGAAGTACTTCACCATCTCGTGCTTCTTTTAGGCATTCCGTGTTTTCTGATACTTCTCGCTTCCAATCCAAACTGCAAAGGTTACCACATTCTCCCCTTCGGCCTAGACAACCTTCTTCGTCCATGTCAACAAGTTCGACTGTGCGACAACCCTCCATGAAGTACATAGAGAACTCTCAAGATTCCTCTTTTGGTCCTTCGTTCCTTGATACCTCTTACAATCACTCTACGCCCACAAAAAGCTCTTTGAATGTTTCCCCAGAACCCGAGTCACCTCTATAA
- the sdc1 gene encoding Lid2 complex Dpy-30 domain subunit Sdc1 encodes MSGAAPSREYFNENVTPVLLEGMKVLARDRPENPLQVLGHYLLDASQNQLQRKQPEPMISEPQSQAQSQNMNQISPTSISNSNSNPQYPSTADASQYISPTSVPDTSSGP; translated from the coding sequence ATGTCAGGTGCTGCTCCATCTAGGGAatattttaatgaaaacgTTACTCCTGTTCTTTTGGAGGGAATGAAAGTGCTTGCTCGAGATAGGCCTGAAAATCCTCTCCAAGTGTTGGGCCATTACTTGTTAGATGCTAGTCAGAATCAActacaaagaaaacagcCTGAACCAATGATTTCTGAACCCCAGTCTCAGGCGCAATCGCAAAATATGAACCAAATTTCCCCAACATCGATTTCGAATTCGAATTCGAATCCCCAATATCCTTCCACAGCAGATGCTTCTCAATATATTTCACCAACTTCGGTTCCAGACACGTCATCAGGTCCTTAA
- the idh2 gene encoding isocitrate dehydrogenase (NAD+) subunit 2 has product MISLLRSQASLRAIPRCSQASFRRMNSSQAKGAFEGIKNANGNYLVTMIAGDGIGPEIAKSVEQVFAAAKVPIEWEPVKVYPLLKNGTTAIPEDAAESVRKNKVALKGPLATPVGKGHVSMNLTLRRTFGLFANVRPCVSINGYKTPYDNVHTVLIRENTEGEYSGIEHEVVPGVVQSIKLITRAASERVVRYAFQYARQIGKDNITVVHKATIMKMADGLFLDTAKQIAPEFPDIKLNEQILDDTCLNIVTDPVPYNDTVMVMPNLYGDIVSDLCAGLIGGLGLTPSGNIGKDASIFEAVHGTAPDIAGKSLANPTALLLSSIMMLRHMNLNEHAAKIETAIFDTLANSPESRTKDLGGKSSNVEYTEAIISRLK; this is encoded by the exons ATGATCTCGTTACTCCGTAGTCAAGCCTCTTTAAGAGCCATCCCTAGATGCTCACAAGCCAGCTTT AGACGTATGAATAGCTCTCAAGCAAAAGGAGCCTTTGAAGGTATCAAGAACGCCAATGGAAACTATCTTGTTACTATGATTGCTGGTGACGGCATAGGACCGGAAATCGCAAAATCTGTTGAACAAGTCTTCGCTGCTGCAAAG GTCCCTATTGAATGGGAACCTGTCAAGGTTTACcctcttttaaaaaatg GAACAACCGCTATTCCCGAAGATGCTGCTGAGTCGGTGAGAAAGAACAAGGTTGCTTTGAAGGGACCTTTAGCAACTCCAGTCGGCAAAGGACATGTTTCTATGAACCTTACTCTTCGTAGAACTTTTGGACTTTTTGCAAACGTTCGTCCTTGCGTTTCCATTAACGGCTATAAAACCCCTTATGACAATGTCCACACGGTTTTAATTCGTGAAAACACCGAAGGTGAATACTCCGGTATTGAGCATGAAGTCGTTCCTGGCGTTGTTCAATCTATCAAGCTGATTACTCGTGCTGCTTCTGAACGCGTCGTTCGCTATGCTTTCCAATATGCTCGTCAAATCGGCAAAGACAACATCACCGTGGTTCACAAGGCTACCATCATGAAAATGGCTGACGGTTTGTTCCTTGACACCGCAAAGCAAATTGCTCCCGAATTCCCTGATATTAAATTGAATGAGCAAATTCTTGACGATACTTGCCTCAACATTGTTACCGATCCCGTTCCCTACAATGACACTGTCATGGTTATGCCCAACTTGTACGGTGATATCGTTTCTGACTTGTGTGCTGGTCTGATTGGTGGTCTTGGATTAACTCCCTCCGGTAACATCGGTAAGGATGCCTCCATTTTTGAAGCTGTTCACGGAACTGCTCCTGATATTGCTGGAAAGAGTCTTGCCAACCCCACtgctttgcttctttcctCCATCATGATGTTGAGACATATGAATTTGAATGAGCACGCTGCTAAAATTGAGACAG CTATATTTGATACCCTTGCCAACAGTCCCGAATCTCGTACCAAGGACCTGGGAGGTAAATCTTCGAACGTCGAATACACAGAAGCCATCATTTCCCGCCTCAAGTAA
- the rmn1 gene encoding MTREC (exosome adaptor) complex RNA-binding subunit Rmn1, whose protein sequence is MPLFLEEHAQYLKKYLEKALEPISDADAGVLSDYAMALLRHESSEEEVRQLCYSQLEDFLRQETVPFVDKIFDVLRERSYLEEAPEVAATVLANEPPQYSDSYSFPPKQSAPVPNYVAPTPQNPNAFFPPMPPMMPMPMYPPPAMSDSRFMPENPGFYNPSSPAGIPPFPLPFPPVGHPSSYLKMKNKKRPVSRNDPYGAGQAGFGGRNFKGGPMGQRPARIASNDPTNTVLHVRNIPQEYMDEEKVHSFFSKFGILEKVELDPEHHAAILTFTSHEAAQNAWTTPEPIFNNRFIKIFWYNSNKASQGRPAFRKDFSQVSSESPDVEYQEDEDPTLLLQNEDFHKDIAEKQKLHEGRMKRLEENKKALEELNKRKQELALQQLEQQKLLMSKMREADPESKNNSQLLETQLAVLKAEAESLGIPVAGEGSQAGQSTNHHPSSSLASQRGSSAYRGRGRGAFSLASMSIDNRPTKIKVKNVTPEKNETLLQSVFSIGDYESIDELNPDERLINFQNRKSAERFYHGVLRIPSLKDVQLEWVAKTATIPLQTSENMMEDGNE, encoded by the exons ATGCCCTTGTTTTTAGAGGAACATGCACAG tacttgaaaaagtatCTGGAAAAGGCATTAGAACCCAT TTCCGATGCTGATGCTGGCGTGTTGTCAGATTATGCTATGGCTCTTTTGCGGCATGAATCTTCAGAAGAGGAAGTTCGTCAATTATGTTACTCGCAGCTTGAAGACTTTTTGAGGCAAGAAACTGTTCCTTTTGTTGATAAAATATTTGATGTTTTACGTGAACGATCCTATCTCGAAGAAGCCCCAGAAGTGGCCGCTACTGTACTAGCAAATGAACCACCCCAGTATTCCGATAGCTATTCTTTTCCTCCGAAACAGAGTGCTCCTGTTCCAAATTACGTCGCTCCAACTCCGCAAAATCCAAATGCGTTCTTTCCTCCAATGCCTCCCATGATGCCAATGCCAATGTATCCTCCTCCTGCGATGTCTGATTCAAGGTTTATGCCAGAGAATCCTGGATTTTATAACCCTTCTAGTCCAGCTGGAATTCCTCCTTTTCCTCTCCCTTTTCCTCCTGTAGGTCATCCATCTtcatatttaaaaatgaaaaacaaaaagcgGCCTGTTTCAAGAAATGACCCTTACGGGGCGGGTCAAGCAGGTTTTGGTGGCCGTAATTTTAAGGGTGGTCCGATGGGTCAACGGCCTGCTCGTATTGCGTCGAATGATCCAACGAATACAGTTTTACATGTTCGTAATATTCCCCAAGAATATATGGATGAAGAGAAAGTCCATTCgtttttttccaaattcgGTATTCTCGAAAAGGTTGAACTTGATCCTGAGCATCATGCAGCTATATTGACTTTTACATCTCATGAGGCGGCTCAGAATGCATGGACAACGCCAGAGCCAATATTCAACAATagatttattaaaattttttggtaTAATTCTAATAAAGCTTCCCAAGGTCGACCTGCCTTCCGCAAAGATTTTTCTCAAGTTTCATCAGAATCTCCAGATGTTGAATATCAAGAGGACGAGGACCCCACTCTTTTATTGCAAAACGAAGATTTTCATAAGGATATTGccgaaaagcaaaaactgCATGAAGGACGAATGAAGCGTctagaagaaaacaaaaaagccCTGGAAGAgttgaacaaaagaaaacaagaattgGCTTTGCAGCAGCTTGAACAACAAAAGTTACTAATGAGCAAGATGAGGGAAGCCGACCCTGAAAGCAAGAACAATTCACAGCTATTGGAAACTCAGCTAGCAGTCCTAAAAGCGGAAGCTGAAAGTTTGGGTATTCCTGTAGCAGGTGAGGGAAGTCAGGCAGGTCAGTCCACGAATCATCATCCTTCTTCATCCTTAGCTTCTCAGCGAGGGTCTTCTGCATATAGAGGAAGAGGTAGAGGTGCATTCTCTTTGGCATCAATGTCCATAGACAATCGGCCTACAAAGATTAAAGTTAAAAATGTGACGCCCGAGAAGAATGAAACTTTACTACAATCCGTTTTCAGTATTGGCGATTATGAAAGTATTGATGAACTTAATCCTGATGAACGGTTGattaattttcaaaatagaaaatcAGCAGAACGC TTTTACCATGGAGTCTTACGCATTCcttctttgaaagatgTTCAATTAGAATGGGTTGCCAAAACTGCTACTATACCTTTACAAACTTCGGAAAACATGATGGAAGACGGCAATGAATAG
- the nem2 gene encoding serine/threonine protein phosphatase (Nem1-Spo7 complex) regulatory subunit, with protein sequence MSSPFVPNTLAVYHNLLILEASFRKTYLQLCSRRRKYLAFYISMLTWNIYFSYRVFFRVSLYSLIDLIYKLCLLSGIVTMLLFYVLGLYRSSIAYPSRYVQQTNKALRLFNIRLVITSVPFFQFRNPLDHGVHLVLSSKRFDILVIEGWEAFRTAYLTSEQRRQKRKKQFRKSSATIAPSSALTQKSRMFSSRPKSRREDLAKPPQLDSL encoded by the coding sequence ATGTCTTCTCCTTTTGTTCCTAATACATTGGCTGTGTACCAtaatcttttaattttagaAGCTTCCTTTCGAAAGACATATCTACAGCTTTGCTCCCGTCGACGAAAATATCTAGCCTTTTACATATCTATGTTGACATGGaatatttacttttcgTACCGGGTGTTTTTTCGGGTTTCACTATATTCGTTAATCGACCTCATTTATAAATTATGTCTGCTCTCAGGGATTGTAACCATGTTGTTGTTTTATGTCCTTGGACTTTATCGTTCAAGCATAGCATATCCTTCGCGTTACGTTCAACAGACAAACAAAGCTTTGCGCTTATTTAACATTCGCCTCGTAATTACGTCTGTCCCTTTTTTCCAGTTTCGAAATCCTTTAGACCACGGAGTTCATTTGGTATTATCGAGTAAGCGTTTTGACATCCTTGTCATAGAAGGCTGGGAAGCGTTTCGGACGGCCTATTTGACCTCTGAACAAAGACgtcaaaagagaaaaaagcaatttcgTAAATCATCTGCAACTATTGCACCTTCTTCCGCGTTGACACAAAAATCAAGGATGTTTTCATCTCGACCCAAAAGTAGAAGGGAAGACCTGGCGAAACCTCCGCAGTTGGATTCACTTTAG
- the ctf18 gene encoding Ctf18 RFC-like complex subunit Ctf18, which produces MDEDTKLPNVSNTSKIEHEKESAYLKKDLSSFISRKTMDIDTPMAEPKDDLSQKQSLFWQQNKTEMPKGNQFFPEEELPHDSLAQKSFSSLTDSVRLPSPDTKLPFSFKEESGTDSNPFFLPPTFQNVPNAKPLHDLDNPYTNPSTGSSSTFGYVTARTSSGAVFHFPKRYNRHVQISTQQRPDYNAELSKTPFFKDTLLRNVQSWSKDFQSRPKVKQDLLSSAGHANNASGFPALKSLVRTEAMWVDKFRPQLFRELIGDERVHRDAMRWIKAWDPFVFGHTAPHASASPRQLAISKAVAKDTGRPDKRIMILTGYAGSGKTTLAHVIARQAGYKVLEINASDDRTANTVHEKIDAAVSYHSALSSQPTCIVADEVDGGDPAFIRALVTLLESDEKASVAQTTTKSKKKSKQKTLCRPIICICNDLYTPALRPLRPYAQVVYFNAPPQATLVGRLRSICRSQNLSIDSRSLTLLTDIYNSDIRSCLNSLQLLSLNASSVNQEMIRHLQPKTNSSTNSGLLSSLLHRPDARSLRSIEASQISYSHIDTLLNMIESGNDVDATLMDCYHVYLQLPFTDNLFSKPAITADWLYFFDRLNTLTYRGHHELWKYMPYSVIHFHYLYASANKVHLTRYPRYDLEMMKLRRDRLEILDTFMSSFNAQDLQFYKKQIVLLDLIDPLLSVINPSIKKSSRSSYAEDKVKIEHAVRIIDHYNLRLNHIPIGDGQYTYRLEPPLEELVWNPPSSTYSTRQSLSQELLRKRLEQVQKSSILKPSSSESSKKKRKEVGLERTIRRDFFGREIKIPQQNENSLEHETSPISSEKAIAVNLKFHDGFSNAIRKPISLHDILHFE; this is translated from the exons ATGGATGAAGACACAAAGTTGCCAAATGTTTCAAAcacttcaaaaattgagcATGAGAAAGAATCAGCgtatttaaaaaaggaccTGAGTAGCTTTATATCCCGTAAGACGATGGATATCGACACTCCCATGGCCGAACCCAAGGATGATTTATCCCAAAAGCAATCCCTCTTTTGGcaacaaaacaagacaGAAATGCCAAAGGGGAACCAGTTCTTTCCAGAAGAGGAACTTCCTCATGACAGCCTTGCCCAGAAAAGCTTCAGTTCTCTGACTGACTCAGTTCGTCTCCCTTCGCCCGATACAAAACTacccttttctttcaaggaAGAGTCTGGCACCGATTctaatcctttttttcttccaccTACGTTTCAGAATGTTCCTAATGCCAAACCTTTGCATGATCTAGACAATCCGTACACAAACCCATCAACTGGCTCTTCTAGTACCTTTGGGTATGTAACTGCTCGTACTTCTTCTGGAGCTGTTTTCCACTTTCCCAAACGCTATAATCGCCATGTACAGATTTCAACTCAGCAACGCCCTGACTATAATGCTGAGCTATCAAAAACACCTTTCTTCAAAGACACTTTACTTCGAAATGTCCAATCTTGGTCGAAAGATTTTCAATCACGGCCCAAAGTGAAACAAGATTTGCTTTCTTCAGCTGGCCATGCAAATAACGCCTCAGGCTTTCCTGCTTTGAAAAGCTTGGTGCGCACCGAGGCAATGTGGGTTGACAAGTTTCGCCCTCAATTGTTTCGAGAATTAATCGGTGACGAAAGAGTACACCGAGATGCCATGCGTTGGATAAAGGCTTGGGATCCGTTTGTATTTGGGCATACTGCTCCTCATGCGTCAGCATCGCCACGTCAACTTGCTATTTCAAAGGCTGTAGCTAAAGATACAGGGCGTCCTGATAAACGGATTATGATTTTAACAGGTTATGCTGGTTCAGGAAAGACAACTTTGGCTCATGTAATAGCCCGTCAAGCTGGTTATAAGGTCCTTGAAATAAATGCTAGCGATGATCGTACAGCAAACACCGttcatgaaaaaattgacgCGGCTGTCTCGTACCACTCTGCCTTGTCATCCCAGCCTACTTGTATCGTGGCGGATGAAGTAGACGGCGGAGATCCAGCCTTCATTCGTGCTCTTGTTACACTTCTGGAAAGCGATGAGAAAGCCAGTGTTGCACAAACTACTAccaaatcaaagaaaaagtcaaagcAGAAAACTCTTTGTCGTCCTATTATTTGCATCTGCAATGATCTTTATACTCCTGCATTACGGCCTTTACGACCCTATGCTCAAGTAGTCTACTTTAATGCTCCCCCGCAAGCAACTTTGGTAGGACGTTTACGTTCCATTTGTAGGTCTCAAAACCTATCTATAGACAGTCGCTCTTTAACTTTATTGACAGATATCTACAATTCAGATATCCGAAGTTGTTTAAACAGTTTGCAACTGTTGTCTTTAAACGCATCATCTGTTAATCAGGAAATGATAAGACATTTACAACCAAAAACGAACTCCTCAACAAATTCTGGTCTCTTATCATCACTTCTACATCGACCTGATGCGCGTTCTCTACGAAGTATAGAAGCATCACAAATTTCTTATTCACACATAGACACATTACTAAACATGATTGAAAGTGGTAATGATGTAGATGCTACATTAATGGACTGCTATCATGTCTACCTACAGTTGCCTTTTACAGATAATCTGTTTTCAAAACCAGCAATAACAGCGGATTggctttattttttcgaTCGGCTTAATACACTAACTTACAGAGGGCATCACGAATTGTGGAAATATATGCCTTATTCAGTAATTCACTTTCATTACTTGTATGCTTCTGCAAATAAAGTTCATCTTACTCGTTATCCTCGTTACGACTTGGAAATGATGAAGCTTCGTCGCGACCGGCTTGAGATTTTGGATACCTTCATGTCTTCTTTCAATGCCCAAGATTTACAATTctataaaaaacaaatcgtGCTCCTAGATTTAATTGATCCTTTGTTGAGCGTTATCAATCCGTCGATTAAGAAG TCTTCTAGAAGCTCTTATGCCGAAgataaagtaaaaattGAGCATGCCGTGCGAATCATAGACCACTACAACCTACGGCTAAATCATATTCCAATCGGTGATGGCCAATACACCTATCGACTTGAACC CCCTCTAGAAGAACTAGTATGGAATCCTCCCTCTAGTACGTATTCAACTAGACAATCGCTTTCTCAAGAACTTCTTCGGAAACGTCTTGAACAAGTCCAAAAGAGCTCTATTTTAAAGCCTTCCTCTTCggaatcatcaaaaaagaaaagaaaagaagtagGACTTGAAAGAACTATACGACGCGACTTTTTTGGTagagaaatcaaaattcctcaacaaaatgaaaatagcCTAGAGCATGAAACGTCCCCAATATCTTCAGAGAAAGCTATTGCAGTTAATTTGAAGTTTCATGATGGGTTTTCAAATGCTATTCGAAAGCCTATCTCCCTTCATGACatccttcattttgaataa
- the alp6 gene encoding gamma tubulin complex GCP3 subunit Alp6, with protein MSGVHVRAALSRLADRYLQNSESPSEPYTIETIIGFFEGIINSIPSDSPVYGIEDILYQIFSKLSNNNADGILYSRLSNLVSRLRTQEVLQNKASILQVLYSLSSLSETISELASSHPMNSLSEVQALPSLGPERTFSETTEARNTSKSIPVSERNSVYEWSSFSQKQPTPAEEKASHTEEISNSENYLKSATLFILQGVSTDLVSFHDGSADLSQQIPSHHILQIRSLCEIGLLYRQLKRFADYDGFQTSPSTLRLSESSSEEQTLALQSFRAFVSKELTQYLSLIASLESQLRTDNSTRSQTVSIRRCIVWTNKPRLKFRILSSIVDSYIKEKNKKKLIHIVARYSFHGDPIIHDLSKRVLMEITQPLHEMIENWVYKGELIDPFREFFVIESDDISHTHDRQGTGRIVWKGKYHLEKELIPSFLSSPLVEKIFLIGKCLNFARYGCDDSEWTQEHYSKFAKKLSYTDFQSLKLTIDMAYTQSTRHLVQLMEEKFHLSEHLNAIKKYILLGQGDFVTYLMESLGDSLEQPANTLFRHNLTTCLESAIRSSNASYEQGYVLKRLDARLLELSHGEVGWDVFTLEYKVDSPINVIITPYCSRQYLKMFNFLWRLKRIEFALSHSWRRSTLGARNIIRELDFVQPEWHFVSIHLAEMIHFICQLQYYILFEVIEISWEKLKEEMSKPNATLDTYIEAHHHYVTSITHKGLLGSARSRTEDSFLHQLHEILKTILSFHNTIEVLHSFSVSLYSRLKVNALISTESLEEEYVPIQEKLQHCSEEFQLRLKHFLYGLATQKDSEMRFLSVRLNFNEFYALQQKRI; from the exons ATGTCCGGAGTTCATGTTCGAGCTGCATTGTCGCGTCTTGCCGATAGATATTTACAGAATTCTGAAAGCCCATCAGAGCCGTATACGATTGAAACAATtattggattttttgaaggaatcATTAACTC AATCCCTTCTGATTCACCAGTATATGGAATTGAAGATATACTATATCAGATATTCTCAAAAC TTTCAAATAATAATGCTGATGGGATTCTATACAGCCGACTCTCTAATTTAGTATCTCGTTTACGGACTCAAGAGGTGCTGCAAAACAAAGCTAGTATATTACAAGTATTATATAGCCTATCAAGTTTAAGTGAGACCATCAGTGAACTGGCATCTTCTCATCCAATGAATTCTCTCTCAGAGGTGCAGGCTTTACCCTCTTTGGGACCTGAACGTACATTTTCTGAAACTACAGAAGCAAGGAACACGAGCAAAAGCATACCTGTCTCTGAACGAAATTCTGTGTATGAGTGGTCATCTTTTTCACAAAAGCAGCCGACACctgctgaagaaaaagcttcgCATACTGAAGAAATTTCTAATAGTGAgaattatttgaaaagtgCCACGCTGTTTATTCTTCAAGGCGTTTCAACGGACCTCGTGAGTTTTCATGATGGTAGTGCTGACTTATCACAACAAATCCCCTCTCATCATATATTACAAATTCGTTCTTTATGTGAAATTGGTCTTCTTTATCGACAGCTGAAAAGATTTGCTGATTATGATGGGTTTCAAACTTCACCTTCAACTTTGAGATTATCTGAATCTTCATCTGAGGAACAAACTCTTGCATTACAAAGTTTCCGAGCATTCGTTTCTAAAGAATTGACGCAGTACCTAAGTCTTATCGCTTCTTTAGAGTCCCAACTTCGAACAGACAATTCAACGAGATCACAGACTGTTAGCATTCGGCGTTGTATAGTATGGACTAATAAGCCACGACTGAAGTTTCGGATACTATCATCCATTGTAGATTCAtatataaaggaaaaaaacaagaagaagctaATTCACATTGTTGCCAGATACAGCTTCCATGGTGATCCCATCATTCACGACCTTAGCAAGCGGGTACTGATGGAAATCACTCAACCCCTTCATGAGATGATTGAGAATTGGGTTTATAAAGGAGAGTTGATTGATCCTTTTCGGGAGTTTTTTGTCATTGAAAGTGATGATATATCTCATACCCATGATAGACAGGGAACAGGACGAATTgtttggaaaggaaaatatcacttagaaaaagaattaataCCAAGCTTCCTTTCAAGTCCTTTagttgaaaaaatatttcttaTCGGAAAGTGTCTCAACTTTGCCCGCTATGGTTGTGATGATTCAGAATGGACTCAGGAGCACTATAgcaaatttgcaaaaaagCTCTCATATACGGACTTTCAGAGTCTAAAGTTAACTATTGATATGGCTTATACACAGTCCACTCGACATCTCGTTCAACTTATGGAAGAGAAGTTTCATTTGAGTGAGCATTTGAATGCTATCAAAAAGTATATTCTTTTGGGCCAAGGTGATTTTGTTACATATTTAATGGAAAGTTTAGGTGATTCTTTAGAACAACCTGCCAACACTCTTTTCAGACACAATCTTACAACATGCTTAGAGAGTGCAATTCGCTCAAGCAATGCCTCTTACGAACAAGGGTATGTTTTAAAGCGCTTGGATGCAAGGCTATTGGAGTTATCCCATGGTGAAGTAGGCTGGGATGTCTTTACCTTGGAGTACAAAGTGGATTCTCCAATTAACGTTATTATCACTCCCTATTGCTCCAGacaatatttaaaaatgttTAATTTTCTATGGAgattaaaaagaattgaatttgCTCTTTCTCATTCTTGGCGTCGGTCAACTCTAGGAGCCCGGAATATTATTCGTGAACTAGATTTCGTTCAACCAGAATGGCATTTTGTCAGTATTCACTTGGCCGAAATGATTCACTTTATCTGCCAGCTTCAAtattatattctttttgag GTTATTGAGATTAGCTGggaaaaactaaaagagGAAATGTCAAAGCCAAATGCTACATTGGATACATATATTGAAGCTCATCACCATTATGTGACCAGTATCACACATAAAGGTTTGCTGGGTAGCGCCAGATCGCGGACTGAAGATTCCTTCCTTCACCAGCTTCATGAAATTCTAAAGACCATCTTATCTTTTCATAACACAATTGAGGTTTTGCATAGTTTTTCTGTGTCACTATACAGTCGTTTGAAGGTCAATGCTCTTATATCCACAGAGTCATTGGAAGAAGAGTACGTGCCtattcaagaaaaacttcaacACTGTTCAGAAGAATTTCAGCTACGACTAAAACACTTTCTGTATGGTTTAGCTACTCAAAAAGATTCAGAAATGAGGTTTTTGTCTGTTCGTCTGAATTTTAACGAATTCTACGCACTCCAGCAAAAGAGGATATAA